TTCCCAGTTGCGAGGGACTGCTTTCCAGCAATCAACAGTAGACTATCATTCTCAATGTAAGGAAGCAGCGTGGTTGGTTGTTAACATGCCTGCTTTCCAATCCTAAGCTCTTGGGTTCAACTCTAACATACAGTAGTTCCATGATCAATCGTAATGGTTATAACACATGCATTGTGGGGGAGTTCTTACATAATACTTTAATGGTTTGCATAACTAATTTCAAGGAGCTCCAGAAAATAGGTTTGCTTGCTACCTACTGTATTGTATTCAGTAATAacatattaagctctgtctacactatcaaacttgtgaaaaaaatgtgtttgatagtttaatagtgtagacagagcttaacctTTCCTTTTGTAATTCTGCAGGAAATTGATTCTAGCAAAGATAAATTGGATGTTCTTCACAAACGAAGCAGACAGAACAGAAAACTACCCAATATTACTGTCTTCCATTCAACATGCCATCGAAAAGGTGAACCTGAAGTCCGAAAACGGCGACGGTAATGAAGACGTCACCGACGAACGTGTTTACGTTATTAAAATGAGCCAAGATGAGGAGAAAATAGAGGTTTCAGACAGACCAGAGTTTTGGGAGAATAGGTTACGCGGTCTATCTCAAGTAACATGGCCTGAATTTCGAGATGCGTTTATTGACGAATATAAAGAACAACTAAAAGAAAGTTTCCCCGAACATCGACAAAAATGGttgataaacattatttatggcGACATCTTTGACCTTCATAAGATGATAACGAAAAAGATGTACACAGATTTTTGCTGTGGTATTGAAAATGATCCTGACAATTTTTATCACCGAATCCTGGACTACGCACTGGGCCTGCTTGCAATGCGCAGCGTGTTTGACATGGAAAGTACCGTTAGGTTAGATGCGGTTCAAAATCTTGGTAAGGAAAAATTGGTAAAAGAAACTAAAaatcaaaatgtgtttttaaatgtgttaaaTTCAGGGCTGTAGCCAGCATGAGGCAAATTTTCACCACCCACCCTAATTCCCCAGcacatattaataatatacttaaagcatctttgcctcgtctgttttCAACCTCTCACTACtctcattaatttatttatgaagTGTATTAAACATGCAAATGTAATTGTTTACAGGCCAGTTTAAGACACGTTCAGTGATTTCAACCTTGACAAATCTTTTGAATGACAACGATCCAAACATGAGGGCGGTAGCAGCTATTGCACTTGGAAAAACAGGTGAATTCTTTTTCTTCTTAGAAATGATTTCTCTTCAACACGAATAAACAACACATAGAATAATCTAAATCAtagggacatccctattaagggtacacctgTGAAACAAGTGAGGGGAAGAACATTATCATAGACCTTGCAtgtatttaaatgaaataaaatagcCTCAGTAGCCTCAGTATTGTCTTATTTCTTTAGGAGTAAAAAATTACAAAGTGGTACAGAGCATGATCAGGAAACTAAGTGACGAAGATCGTCTTGTTCGGGAAGCCGCTTGTATATCTCTTGGACACATGAGGGCAGAAGTATCTGTACGATATATAGTGGCATTATGGTGCGTTAAGTTATTGAATTTTTCTTTCTAGCTGAAATAGTGAACAAACTTAccctaagctctgtctacattatccaactttatgtgaaaaaaaatgtgatgtgcctatatatggacatgatgtcatatttgggcacatcacactttttttgtcaaactagtttgatagtgtagacagagctttatggttaaaatatatattaccgATTGCATTATCTTGATCATGATATAATGAATAAAGAAAAGTAAGTACATTAATACGGGTAAATAACTAATCTTCTTGCTAATACCTTTAGGCGTGGTGACACAATTTCACATGTCCGTCAAGCGGCTGAGGTGGCGCTAGGACTCATCAACTCGCCAGCATCACAAGAAGCTTTAAGAATGACGCGTGTTCTCTCAGATGAAATGAACCGGTTAAAATGAGTCGGCAAAATAGATATAGAATTGTTTTTCAATTAAACTTACCTTAGGACATTTTTTGGTATCAATAGCAATAGCAGGGTTCAGAAATAGAAAATACATCATCGTGAAGAACAACTTACTTATGGAGGAAGACCAAACAGCACAATATATGCCTTTTAGTGCAATTGATAGTACTTACCTTCTCATCAGATATACGCCAAAATAAATATCTAtttgaatactgtattattttttatacaggattaaattattatgtagATATTACAGTACCATGATAAAGTTTTGGTAAAAACACTTTTTAACTCGCAGAATCATGTTACTACTAAAATATATGATACTCATGTACTTTTTGATTAAAGTCAACATTTTCTAGCATGCATGGGATGGAAAACATCTTTCAAGGGGAGGCAACCCGACCGATATGCACTGTGTAAAGTTGATGGTCCTAGTTTTTTAGATATGTTAAAAGGGAGTTGAAATACAAATAGCTTAGaaaattgtacagtatttttagaaatagtatttttagagagatttaaaatatatatggtataatatattattttgtatgtttatatggctatttataattatgtactCAGTGTATGTAAATGTGTTTACACTTGGAcgaaaataaaacacaatttcGAAAAACTACAGCAGTGTcttttgatatatattttattttattgcatttcCCACGCGaatttcatttttaccattttcacagCACACGATTTACACAGTAAAGATGGCAGCATAACGTGTAAGGTACATAAACTGCAGTGAAGCGTTGCCTATCTGTGATAAGCCAACAATACAAGCCCTGTTCACATGGCTGTTTTGCCCAGTAAGCCTGAATGCTTAGTAAACAGATTAACTGACTACCTGGGCATAACATCTATATGAACATGCCAAACTCGTCAATCGACGGTCAGTCTACTTTGTTTACAAAGTCTTTCCTTAAGGGCCAGTTCACACTAGCATTTCGACGTTATACAATTGAACGCATGGAAATCGTGTGAACTAGTGTTACGTTTATGGTCACAACATTGAAGATTACTTTATGTATCTGGTATTGTTTGTTGGTCTTTTTAGATCATTGACAATTAGAACAACATTTATATGAAGGGCAAATCCAAAATGTTCAAATAGCTTTAGCTCCATGCAAAGTTAAATATCTATAATTATTATCTTAACTTACATTTAAAGTATATAAAATTTGTACGTGCGACCGTTTAATTTGTGACATTAATTtacttatattttttatagaacACGACAGGACATTGAACAAAGTTACATTAACATAGGCAACTTGCATTGTAGTATTTCATCGTCTATATTTAGGCATTATCCATCTGGTATTCACATACAATGTTTACTATCATgtgcagaaattgaataaaaatcgTCTTTAAAAGACTCGCGCGCACTCGCACACCTTCACGCGCACTCACGCATACTCCTCTGTGCTTTAAAGGCTATACAACATACTTAAGGCCTCTAGACTATGTTTAAAGCCAGTCAATAAATAACTAAAAGATCTACCGTTTATAGTCAAAAAATGCTTTACAAtcgtataaaatatatacatcagatcgtctttttaaaatatataaatcaattgaGAAATAGCGCCCCGACTAAAGTCGTAACAGGAGCCACGTAAGAGAAAAAAATTTTACATCCGTAAATATTGATCCTTAGAATTTACTGAAACTAGAAGAAAACCGTGGAATGATATTCAACTCACTaagaacaacaacaaaaaactaGGAAATTGGAAGATGAACGAAAACAGTGACGaggaaaaacataaaaaaacacgTTAAGAATTTCGGAAGATCAATCAAAGGATACGAACCAAACGACATGCAATAACTTTAGCAATCATAATCCTAGAATAAAGTACTTCTTTGGTCCTAGAGCTCTGACAAACATGGTTGATCAAAAGTTActgtttaaaaattacaaattacacCAAAGGTCAGATAAACTGTATATACGCGGTATACGTTAACACAATATAATCAAGGTGTTAAAAAGCTGAATGCAAAAACTGAGCATGGATATAGTGTTGATAAGCATAAACATTGATACCTAAGCAGTGTAATTAAGCCTCTTTCAAGCTATACCTTCGCCTTATCCCAGGCAAGAAAGTGACTGCAAACGGCCGAAACTCTTAGATCGTGGCCCATATCGCGGTGGCTTAACTCGTCCTGGTGACGAGTTAATCTAAGAGACGTAACACATAATAGTTTACGCAGATTCTACTGCACATTGAAAGACGATTTTTCTGGTAATTTTTAGTCAAAAGGTAAATCTGAACACACAGTAATAGTTATCTAAAGTCATCTACGATGTATATGTCTCGATAGATATTCGTAATTTTTGTCACAAATCCTCTATGTAATTGGTCACCAACTTTTGGTTGCAGTATTATACTACACCCCCATCCAACCCCATGATGCTAAGTCACACACTTAACCCCACCCATGAATTTTTATCAAGAATACTTGATGGAAATATTACGGTCTATTCCAGTATAAgctaaaatataatttcatacatataatatatatactttatgaATTGGCACATCACGATTTATCTATACGATAGGAGTATATTCCctttttctaaatattaattatctattttacatttaaacatttttgaataGTGCTGATTGTGAATCTAAACGACAAAAGCGGAAATACGGGACATTATTTGCAAGAGGTCCATTTTGAAGCAAGATCGTTTCAAAATTGAATAACAATAATACGACATGTTCTATATTCTTTCATTATTTCATTTGGATAATTTCCTTAAACACCAATTTCAGTAACAACGTATGACATTTAGGCCTAAGAAGCTGCGCTTAAACAGACAAATATctaaacattaggcctacatttagcAGAATGTATACTTTTATTTTGGGCcagtaattttaaattgtagtaaAGCTCATATTTATGACGATATCAACTAGTTTTATTCACAGTATATTTAAGTGTCTACACTCTTACAAGGCTTACATCATCGATATTTTCATAAATGTGACTCTATAACACCTCTAGCTGCTAAAGTCTTGTTCGTTCCATCGTTACGCCCATCTTCATAACCAGAATCATGTTGAGTTGGGGAGACGGAATCTATGCTACTAAAGGAATAATCACGTTCGGTGGGCCTGGCTTGGGCTTTGACGATCTTGGGCCTGTCCATGCAGTATTCCAGCCTATCTTCAAGATCGGGCATGGAGAAACAGCGCCCATCTCGACGCGAGTTCGATTTTTTGGACCTCAGTACAACATTGGTTTGATGATGAATTGGCAGCGGTATCCTGGTGGGTCTGTCGCTAGGCACTGGTTTTTCTTTACGAGGCGGAGTATTAAGTCTTGCTTCTATCTTTAAATGACTAGGTACAGGGAAACATGGCCTGATGCGTGACAACGATGAGTCTGATTCTACACTAGAGCTCAGATGATTTGAATCATCCCTGTCAGATAGGTAACGTGACCTAGGAACAGACATTCCATTGGAGTACATATCTGGCTCTGTGTGACAACTCCGACTACGTACAGTACCATTACCCCTGCCTCCAATTTGTCTTGATCGGGTTCCACTGGCGTCCAAACTTTTCCTAACACTCTTAGGTGATCCTATGCTTCGTGATCTCGTTTCTTCACGTTGAGTTCGTTTCGACTCGTCTTTTGTCTGAGATTTAGTTTTAGGAGTTAGTCGAGGTTTTTCTGACGGCTTTGACCTGTTAACTGGTCGTGACCTTTGATTTGCTCTAGCCAATGCTGCCTTTGATCCACCAGAATAGTTCTGATAATTGTAATTCTCCATGTCTAGGCTACTTCTGGCGGAACTGCTGGTGCTTCCTGGGGCAGATTTTCTGGGTTTGTTACCAGATCGTAACGTAACTTCGGCATCATCTATTTTACTATTATCAGAACCCCATCGCGAGGTAATTGCTTGGAGGAGATCATCCATTTCTGACCTTTCTGATCTGCTATCCATTGACTCCGAACTACTAGTACTGTCTAGTCTGTGTCGACCATCATCGCCTCGTGAGACCATAATCATTGATTTGTCTTTTACATTTCCAGAACTAGAGTTTCGACCCAACGAGGCTTTGGCAGATGCAGGTCGGGATCGTTTTACTGCCTTTGGAGAGCCAATATTTAAGGTATCTTTAAGCCTAGTAGCAGGACTTTCACTGCGTTCTCGGGCTGAATTCACTCGCGACCGTCTCCCAAGTGTGCCGTATATCTCAATAGCATTTCGAGATTCTGGTCGAGTGAGCCTTGAAGTTGAACTTACACTTCTTAACTTAGCGCTGTTACTAAATGATGAAGTGGTAGAAATGTTCTTCTCTGGGCTTGTTGGACAACTGACTGCCTGCCGGTTTTCCGGATCACTGCTACGAGAGCGGGATACTTGGTTCTTCTTGCGATATTGCTTAAGATATTCGGATGTTGCAGTCACTGGTGTTGACTTCTTTTCTCTCATTGAATGTGACCTGCCAAACGCAGGATCACTAGTTGAGTTGGTTTTCCTTTCAAGAGTGCGTCTACCACTTAAAGAGGATACTCTACTGCTACCATTCAGGTCACTTTTGTGCCTGGTTAATGTTGGCGTAGACGTTGCAGAAACGGTTGGAGACCGTTCAGAGTTTAAAGATTTCCGCAAGGGTGACGTTCGAGATATGCCGGGTGATTCGGATCGTTTTCTTAACGATGGATGCCGCACCAGACTGCTACGTCCATCATTACTTCTAGTTAGCGGTGATGGTGATTCAACAGAACCATGTCTCCTTTGCATAACAGGGCTACTCGATGCGCTATGTGAGACAAACGACCCCGGACGAGATCGTCTGAAAGGAATTGGCGAAGACGATGGCGAACTTGACATGCAAGAAGACTCCGGCGTGCTGAGACGATTATTACGTTTAGCGACTGGGTCGCTTAACGCGGCTTTAAGTTGAGCTTTTTTAATCTCACTTAGTCGCCGAGAAGGACTTTTAGAAGTGGTTGGTGTTTGTAGATTGCCTGAGCTTGTCGACTTAGGAAAAGCATCTACAGAATTGTCCTTTTTTGAAACACTGGGTTCCACAGCAGACTTTGGACGGTTCGGTTCGGTGTGTTGAAATGACGGGCGCCTTCGAACAGGAGTCTCGGCAGTCGAAGCTCTGaaaacaatagaaata
This is a stretch of genomic DNA from Antedon mediterranea chromosome 3, ecAntMedi1.1, whole genome shotgun sequence. It encodes these proteins:
- the LOC140044682 gene encoding uncharacterized protein → MGSDGGYDVMIMGVTSDNELAQSLADSLTQDGLSVWTLNTNNNSKSKGNILVASKVLVNILSEGSTSCQECEDLISLAYVSDTPIFPVARDCFPAINSRLSFSMKLILAKINWMFFTNEADRTENYPILLSSIQHAIEKVNLKSENGDGNEDVTDERVYVIKMSQDEEKIEVSDRPEFWENRLRGLSQVTWPEFRDAFIDEYKEQLKESFPEHRQKWLINIIYGDIFDLHKMITKKMYTDFCCGIENDPDNFYHRILDYALGLLAMRSVFDMESTVRLDAVQNLGQFKTRSVISTLTNLLNDNDPNMRAVAAIALGKTGVKNYKVVQSMIRKLSDEDRLVREAACISLGHMRAEVSVRYIVALWRGDTISHVRQAAEVALGLINSPASQEALRMTRVLSDEMNRLK
- the LOC140044681 gene encoding uncharacterized protein isoform X1, which codes for MVDMRPGPEDTSERRLSSTWEHVPIRSFKSRDEYLFAMKEDLAEWLDNLYSIDIQPENFVEKLETGIVLCQHANSIKKQAVAWKEIQIKNTNGNSDLIQIPSEEVKYRGSAQPGTFVARDNISNFIYWCRHSLGVHDVLLFETDDLVMRKNIRSFILCLLEVARKGARFGMLVPMLIQLEQEIDREIASEVNGESSDAADDADVESEPEQEPKRPDPPQKPRVVMTKQDLMSLDEMVRDLVSRCSCPNQFPMIRVAEGKYRIGDSKTKIYVRILRNHVMVRVGGGWDTLEHYLDKHDPCRCLGKEECHRSHNLHHKTTKSAPGTERPKSSLGERRASTAETPVRRRPSFQHTEPNRPKSAVEPSVSKKDNSVDAFPKSTSSGNLQTPTTSKSPSRRLSEIKKAQLKAALSDPVAKRNNRLSTPESSCMSSSPSSSPIPFRRSRPGSFVSHSASSSPVMQRRHGSVESPSPLTRSNDGRSSLVRHPSLRKRSESPGISRTSPLRKSLNSERSPTVSATSTPTLTRHKSDLNGSSRVSSLSGRRTLERKTNSTSDPAFGRSHSMREKKSTPVTATSEYLKQYRKKNQVSRSRSSDPENRQAVSCPTSPEKNISTTSSFSNSAKLRSVSSTSRLTRPESRNAIEIYGTLGRRSRVNSARERSESPATRLKDTLNIGSPKAVKRSRPASAKASLGRNSSSGNVKDKSMIMVSRGDDGRHRLDSTSSSESMDSRSERSEMDDLLQAITSRWGSDNSKIDDAEVTLRSGNKPRKSAPGSTSSSARSSLDMENYNYQNYSGGSKAALARANQRSRPVNRSKPSEKPRLTPKTKSQTKDESKRTQREETRSRSIGSPKSVRKSLDASGTRSRQIGGRGNGTVRSRSCHTEPDMYSNGMSVPRSRYLSDRDDSNHLSSSVESDSSLSRIRPCFPVPSHLKIEARLNTPPRKEKPVPSDRPTRIPLPIHHQTNVVLRSKKSNSRRDGRCFSMPDLEDRLEYCMDRPKIVKAQARPTERDYSFSSIDSVSPTQHDSGYEDGRNDGTNKTLAARGVIESHL
- the LOC140044681 gene encoding uncharacterized protein isoform X2, with translation MVDMRPGPEDTSERRLSSTWEHVPIRSFKSRDEYLFAMKEDLAEWLDNLYSIDIQPENFVEKLETGIVLCQHANSIKKQAVAWKEIQIKNTNGNSDLIQIPSEEVKYRGSAQPGTFVARDNISNFIYWCRHSLGVHDVLLFETDDLVMRKNIRSFILCLLEVARKGARFGMLVPMLIQLEQEIDREIASEVNGESSDAADDADVESEPEQEPKRPDPPQKPRVVMTKQDLMSLDEMVRDLVSRCSCPNQFPMIRVAEGKYRIGDSKTKIYVRILRNHVMVRVGGGWDTLEHYLDKHDPCRCLGHRSHNLHHKTTKSAPGTERPKSSLGERRASTAETPVRRRPSFQHTEPNRPKSAVEPSVSKKDNSVDAFPKSTSSGNLQTPTTSKSPSRRLSEIKKAQLKAALSDPVAKRNNRLSTPESSCMSSSPSSSPIPFRRSRPGSFVSHSASSSPVMQRRHGSVESPSPLTRSNDGRSSLVRHPSLRKRSESPGISRTSPLRKSLNSERSPTVSATSTPTLTRHKSDLNGSSRVSSLSGRRTLERKTNSTSDPAFGRSHSMREKKSTPVTATSEYLKQYRKKNQVSRSRSSDPENRQAVSCPTSPEKNISTTSSFSNSAKLRSVSSTSRLTRPESRNAIEIYGTLGRRSRVNSARERSESPATRLKDTLNIGSPKAVKRSRPASAKASLGRNSSSGNVKDKSMIMVSRGDDGRHRLDSTSSSESMDSRSERSEMDDLLQAITSRWGSDNSKIDDAEVTLRSGNKPRKSAPGSTSSSARSSLDMENYNYQNYSGGSKAALARANQRSRPVNRSKPSEKPRLTPKTKSQTKDESKRTQREETRSRSIGSPKSVRKSLDASGTRSRQIGGRGNGTVRSRSCHTEPDMYSNGMSVPRSRYLSDRDDSNHLSSSVESDSSLSRIRPCFPVPSHLKIEARLNTPPRKEKPVPSDRPTRIPLPIHHQTNVVLRSKKSNSRRDGRCFSMPDLEDRLEYCMDRPKIVKAQARPTERDYSFSSIDSVSPTQHDSGYEDGRNDGTNKTLAARGVIESHL